One part of the Leptolyngbya sp. CCY15150 genome encodes these proteins:
- a CDS encoding HEAT repeat domain-containing protein: protein MGLILGIIIGLLVGAGLVYLWLKAQLDRKTKELQQSHRVLEEVSREQEARRQDLVRSLQADYQKQLDAQAQTLTQGHQAKVNALAVESQKQRDDQIQALTQTHDAQVRSLQAEIAHLTAQLENLSAAPPAAPAPPEALPEAPSEATSEAPSEAIANGDSPPPELANPPVDRVPTPPPVSPAVDLQQRLVALGQSGQLANSSSIACHASSPDPAIREQVAVSLGQLVASRMVGTDVRRIIPVLDRLSRDPQVHVRCAAVESLGQIRSEQVIPILERSRRDSHPQVVKAASWAIAKFKFFRQAPPPSPPPAPDQP from the coding sequence ATGGGATTGATTCTCGGGATCATTATCGGACTGCTGGTGGGAGCCGGTCTTGTCTATCTGTGGCTGAAGGCCCAGCTCGATCGCAAAACCAAGGAATTGCAGCAAAGCCACCGGGTGCTTGAGGAAGTGTCCCGCGAGCAGGAGGCCCGTCGCCAAGATTTGGTGCGATCGCTGCAGGCCGACTATCAAAAGCAGTTGGATGCCCAGGCGCAAACGCTCACCCAAGGCCATCAAGCCAAGGTCAATGCCCTCGCGGTCGAATCCCAAAAACAGCGAGATGACCAGATCCAAGCGCTTACCCAGACCCACGACGCCCAGGTGCGATCGCTGCAGGCAGAAATTGCCCACCTCACGGCTCAACTAGAAAACCTATCAGCTGCACCTCCCGCCGCGCCAGCACCTCCTGAGGCACTTCCCGAGGCACCGTCCGAGGCAACCTCCGAGGCTCCGTCCGAAGCGATCGCCAACGGTGATAGTCCGCCACCGGAGCTAGCTAACCCACCGGTCGATAGGGTACCGACGCCACCCCCTGTTTCCCCAGCGGTCGATCTGCAACAGCGGCTCGTAGCCCTTGGTCAGTCGGGACAGCTTGCCAATAGTTCCTCGATCGCTTGCCATGCTAGTTCACCGGATCCTGCTATTCGTGAGCAAGTAGCGGTCTCTCTGGGACAATTGGTGGCCTCGCGCATGGTAGGCACCGATGTCCGTCGCATCATTCCTGTTTTAGACCGGCTCAGTCGCGATCCTCAGGTTCATGTGCGCTGTGCTGCCGTCGAATCGCTGGGGCAAATTCGCTCAGAACAGGTAATTCCTATCCTGGAGCGATCGCGTCGGGATTCTCACCCGCAAGTGGTCAAAGCCGCAAGCTGGGCGATCGCGAAATTCAAATTCTTCCGCCAAGCTCCCCCGCCGTCTCCCCCACCTGCTCCCGACCAACCCTAA